In one window of Hevea brasiliensis isolate MT/VB/25A 57/8 chromosome 10, ASM3005281v1, whole genome shotgun sequence DNA:
- the LOC131169754 gene encoding two-component response regulator ORR41-like isoform X1, which produces MKLIFPPRDFQLGQAMEPPIASSNSSGHGGNSSSGRGPMHFGGPSQNPSNGYFSVVNRNRPTALLLDGDRIYRMVQKGILQHYGVDTQNVDNGTAAINVLMGNSFNLIVIDINLPDMDGPEITRQMRAMGVGSKIVGTTSCWCERDRQAFLNAGADEFFEKPLSSETLLIILTELDGGYEA; this is translated from the exons ATGAAACTCATTTTTCCCCCTCGTGATTTTCAGCTTGGACAAGCAATGGAACCGCCAATTGCCTCGTCTAATTCATCTGGACATGGAGGAAACTCAAGCAGTGGCAGAGGGCCGATGCATTTTGGAGGCCCATCTCAAAATCCAAGCAATGGATATTTTTCTGTGGTGAATAGGAACAGGCCGACTGCTCTTCTTTTAGACGGAGATAGAATTTACAGGATGGTGCAGAAGGGAATTCTTCAACACTATGGtgttgacacccaaaatgtggacAATGGCACAGCTGCAATAAACGTGCTTATGGGCAATAGTTTCAATCTCATTGTCATTGATATTAACCTTCCTGACATGGATGGACCTGAG ATAACTAGGCAGATGCGTGCCATGGGCGTAGGCTCCAAGATTGTTGGCACAACTTCTTGCTGGTGTGAAAGGGATAGACAAGCATTTCTAAATGCTGGAGCTGACGAGTTCTTTGAAAAGCCCTTGAGTTCTGAGACGCTGTTGATAATTCTGACAGAGCTCGACGGCGGCTATGAAGCATAA
- the LOC131169754 gene encoding two-component response regulator ORR41-like isoform X2: protein MEPPIASSNSSGHGGNSSSGRGPMHFGGPSQNPSNGYFSVVNRNRPTALLLDGDRIYRMVQKGILQHYGVDTQNVDNGTAAINVLMGNSFNLIVIDINLPDMDGPEITRQMRAMGVGSKIVGTTSCWCERDRQAFLNAGADEFFEKPLSSETLLIILTELDGGYEA, encoded by the exons ATGGAACCGCCAATTGCCTCGTCTAATTCATCTGGACATGGAGGAAACTCAAGCAGTGGCAGAGGGCCGATGCATTTTGGAGGCCCATCTCAAAATCCAAGCAATGGATATTTTTCTGTGGTGAATAGGAACAGGCCGACTGCTCTTCTTTTAGACGGAGATAGAATTTACAGGATGGTGCAGAAGGGAATTCTTCAACACTATGGtgttgacacccaaaatgtggacAATGGCACAGCTGCAATAAACGTGCTTATGGGCAATAGTTTCAATCTCATTGTCATTGATATTAACCTTCCTGACATGGATGGACCTGAG ATAACTAGGCAGATGCGTGCCATGGGCGTAGGCTCCAAGATTGTTGGCACAACTTCTTGCTGGTGTGAAAGGGATAGACAAGCATTTCTAAATGCTGGAGCTGACGAGTTCTTTGAAAAGCCCTTGAGTTCTGAGACGCTGTTGATAATTCTGACAGAGCTCGACGGCGGCTATGAAGCATAA
- the LOC110637738 gene encoding two-component response regulator 24 produces the protein MELEAAAGRNKRKMVNGNQKFQAKITALVVDDDTTNRTIHRRLLQNLGIENQEVRNGKEAIDLHCSGRNFDLILMDMDMPIMNGIEATKQLRAMGIRSTIAGVSTRSMEERVQEFMEAGLDDYQEKPLTSAKLISILHKINHNASIVS, from the exons atggagcttgaagCAGCTGCAGGTAGGAATAAGAGAAAAATGGTAAATGGGAATCAGAAATTTCAAGCAAAAATAACAGCATTAGTGGTAGATGATGACACCACCAATCGAACCATTCACAGGAGGCTGTTGCAAAATCTTGGCATAGAAAATCAGGAGGTGAGAAATGGAAAGGAAGCTATTGATCTCCATTGCTCTGGCAGAAATTTTGACCTCATTCTCATGGACATGGATATGCCTATCATGAATGGCATTGAG GCAACCAAGCAACTGCGTGCCATGGGCATACGTAGCACCATTGCTGGTGTATCTACGCGTTCCATGGAAGAACGAGTGCAAGAATTTATGGAAGCTGGTTTGGATGATTACCAAGAGAAGCCTTTGACGAGTGCTAAGCTCATTTCCATCCTCCACAAGATCAACCACAATGCTTCAATAGTTTCATAA
- the LOC110637739 gene encoding chaperonin CPN60, mitochondrial-like gives MLKGAEELADAVKVTMGLNWGGPKVTKDGVTVSKSIEFQDKVKNIGASPVKQVAGATNDVAGDVASDGTTFATVLTHVIFVEGCKSVEAGMNATDLRHWI, from the exons ATGCTTAAAGGTGCTGAGGAGCTCGCTGATGCTGTTAAAGTGACTATGGGGCTAAA TTGGGGAGGCCCTAAAGTGACAAAAGATGGTGTCACTGTATCAAAGAGCATTGAATTCCAAGACAAAGTGAAGAACATAGGTGCTAGCCCTGTAAAGCAGGTTGCAGGTGCTACAAATGATGTGGCAGGCGATGTGGCCAGCGATG GTACCACTTTTGCAACAGTCCTCACCCATGTCATATTTGTTGAAGGATGCAAGTCTGTGGAAGCTGGAATGAATGCCACGGACTTAAGACATTGGATTTGA